In the Pseudodesulfovibrio sp. S3 genome, TTCGGCTCCCTGGCCCAGCGCTCAGCGGTGTCCAGACAAGCCGTGCACCAGTTTCTCCATGCCGCACCCAATGCGCTCAAGGTCTATGACATCAACCTGCGGCAAAACTTCTTCACCTCCGAAATCATCACCAGCTCCCTGGACCTGGCCGACGTACTCAAGATCAACGAAGACGAACTGGCCACGGTGACAGCCATGTTTTCCCTGCCCCGGAACGACAGGGCCGCCCTCAATGCGCTCATGAAAAAACACGGCCTCAAGCTGGCCGTCCTCACTCGGGGCCACAGGGGCAGCCTGCTCCTGTCTCCCGACGACATGTCCGACCTGCCGGGTCACCCCGTCGAGGTGAAGGACACCATCGGCGCAGGGGACTCCTTTACCGCAGCCCTGGTGCTCGGACTCCTGCTCGGCTGGCCCCTGGAAGCCATCAACCGCCGCGCCGCCGCAGTGGCTGCGCACGTGTGCGGCCAAGCCGGAGCCATGCCGACCATGCCCGAAACCCTGATGATGGAATAGACGCCCCGGACAGGGGGCGGATATGCATACCGAATACAGTTCGGAGCATCTTCGAAGCCGAAAGTCCTTACGCCTGCACCTTCCGCCAAAAATCCGGCCATTGCGCAAGCAGCTTGTGCATGGCTTTACCGCGATGGGAACGCCTGTTCTTCACTTCGGAGTCCAGCTCGGCCACATGGCAGCCCAACTCAGGGTCGATGACGATAACGTCGTAGCCGAAACCGCCCTTGCCCTTGTACCCGCGGCCCACCAAAATCTCGTAGGCGCCGTCCGTATTGATCTCAGTGCCGTTGGGTGCGCTGGCGGCCATGACGCAGCGGTACCGCCCTGTGCGTTTCCCGTCCGGAACATCCTGCATCTCGGCCAGCATCTTCTCGTTGTTGGCATGATCGTCGCACGCCTCGCCCGCATAGCGGGCAGAGTACACCCCGGGACGGCCGCCCAATGCGTCGATCTCTATCCCCGAATCATCGGCAACGGCCACCAGTCCGGTTATCTTGGACACGGCCCGCGCCTTGATAAAGGCGTTTTCCAGAAAGGTGTCGCCGGTCTCGGGTATGTCGCCGATCTCCGGAAATTCGGCCAGACTCTTCACCTGCAGACCGAATGGCTCCAACATGACGGAGAGTTCCCTGATCTTGCCCTTGTTGTTGGTCGCCAATACGATGGTATCCATATGAAAAAATCCCCCTGAGCTGGTTTGACTTCAGGGGGATGAGGCTACTCGGAGTTGCCGATTTCTTCAACCGCCAATAAGGGCGGCAGAAACAATGTCACCTTGGTCCCGACCCCTTCCACGGACATCAGGTCCACGTGGCCGCCAAGCTCGCCCACGATCTTGTGAATCTGGGCCAGTCCCAATCCGGCGCCTTTGTCCTTGGTGGAAAAAAACGGACTGAAAATCTTGTCGCGGATATCCAGAGGAATGCCTACGCCCGTATCTTCGACGGCCAACAGGGCCTTATCCTTATTCATGGAGGTGGTGACGAGAAGCCTGCCGCCCCCCTCCATGGCCTCAAGTGCATTCTTCACCAGATTGATCAGACACTGCTTGATCAGATCGGGGTTGGCCCGGACCTTGGCCATGGACTCGTCAAGACTGACATGCTGCACCACCTTCTGGTTCGAGCACGGAAGCCGCATGATATCCATGGTGGCAAGCACCAACTCGTTCAGGTCCACCTCGGCCACCTCGGCCTCGGTGGGACGGGTGAAATTCAACAGGCTCTTGAGAATCTGGTCCAGCCGTCTGGATTCGTCCAGAATGATGCCCAATTTTTCCCTCGCCTTGTCATCCACCCCCTGACTGCGCATCAGGGAATTGGCAAAGCCGCTGATGGAAAAGAGCGGGTTGCGTATTTCATGGGCCATATATGTGGACAACTCGCCGATGGACGCGAGCTTTTCGGCCTGCTGCAATCTGTTCTCCATGCTCCGGCGTTGGGTAATATCCCGCCGGATGGCCACCACGTTGCTGATCACGCCGTCCTCATCCACGATAGGAGTGGTATAAATACGATAATACTGAACCCGGCCGTCCTCTCCCACGGCACTGGTCGTTGCCTCGGCATGCGCCTTGGTGGACATGCTCTTTTCAAACGGGTCGTCCCATTGCTCGCACTCCCCCTCCGGGGCCGGATTGAAAATGTCGCAATAATGTTTGCCAAGAAGCGCCTTCTTGGATTGTCCTGTCCTGTCGAGAACGGTCTGATTCATGCCCACCACCTCCCCTTGCAGATTCAGGAAGAGTATTTCCTGATCCATCTGGTCTACGATGGTCTTGAGCATGTTCTGAGTGTGCAGCAGGTCGAGCTTGCAGGCCACCCACATGTTGCCGGAGGTCAGCAGGTTGATGAAGAAATTGGCTGCACCGCGCTCCACCAGCGTGATGGACGGCGGCAGGTAGTTGCGCAGTTCATGCACCAGCCCCGGCCTGCCCGTGGCCTCGATGACCATGTTGA is a window encoding:
- a CDS encoding ATP-binding protein, translating into MIDGSYVDSKRYVIGVIGDIPALLTFWQMFKDQSNDETLKEIGVVAASLPGESVLPGADDAGRTIPTYAGYKAMLDNHPEINMVIEATGRPGLVHELRNYLPPSITLVERGAANFFINLLTSGNMWVACKLDLLHTQNMLKTIVDQMDQEILFLNLQGEVVGMNQTVLDRTGQSKKALLGKHYCDIFNPAPEGECEQWDDPFEKSMSTKAHAEATTSAVGEDGRVQYYRIYTTPIVDEDGVISNVVAIRRDITQRRSMENRLQQAEKLASIGELSTYMAHEIRNPLFSISGFANSLMRSQGVDDKAREKLGIILDESRRLDQILKSLLNFTRPTEAEVAEVDLNELVLATMDIMRLPCSNQKVVQHVSLDESMAKVRANPDLIKQCLINLVKNALEAMEGGGRLLVTTSMNKDKALLAVEDTGVGIPLDIRDKIFSPFFSTKDKGAGLGLAQIHKIVGELGGHVDLMSVEGVGTKVTLFLPPLLAVEEIGNSE
- the rdgB gene encoding RdgB/HAM1 family non-canonical purine NTP pyrophosphatase gives rise to the protein MDTIVLATNNKGKIRELSVMLEPFGLQVKSLAEFPEIGDIPETGDTFLENAFIKARAVSKITGLVAVADDSGIEIDALGGRPGVYSARYAGEACDDHANNEKMLAEMQDVPDGKRTGRYRCVMAASAPNGTEINTDGAYEILVGRGYKGKGGFGYDVIVIDPELGCHVAELDSEVKNRRSHRGKAMHKLLAQWPDFWRKVQA
- a CDS encoding carbohydrate kinase; amino-acid sequence: MPQFLAVGLGEILWDVLPDTRLLGGAPANFAYHINALGGVGVPVSRVGDDDLGREALSLLVDYGLNVDAVSLDRAHPTGTVNASIDADGVATYAFPDNVAWDFLTLDEAALTLAAKADAVCFGSLAQRSAVSRQAVHQFLHAAPNALKVYDINLRQNFFTSEIITSSLDLADVLKINEDELATVTAMFSLPRNDRAALNALMKKHGLKLAVLTRGHRGSLLLSPDDMSDLPGHPVEVKDTIGAGDSFTAALVLGLLLGWPLEAINRRAAAVAAHVCGQAGAMPTMPETLMME